A genomic region of Balearica regulorum gibbericeps isolate bBalReg1 chromosome 8, bBalReg1.pri, whole genome shotgun sequence contains the following coding sequences:
- the RPL5 gene encoding large ribosomal subunit protein uL18 yields MGFVKVVKNKAYFKRYQVKFRRRREGKTDYYARKRLVIQDKNKYNTPKYRMIVRVTNRDIICQIAYARIEGDMIVCAAYAHELPKYGVKVGLTNYAAAYCTGLLLARRLLNKFGLDKIYEGQVEVTGDEYNVESVDGKPGAFTCYLDAGLARTTTGNKVFGALKGAVDGGLSIPHSTKRFPGYDSESKEFNAEVHRKHIMGQNVADYMRYLMEEDEDAYKKQFSQYIKNNVTPDGMEEMYKKAHAAIRDNPVHEKKPKREVKKKRWNCPKMSLAQKKDRVAQKKASFLRAQERTADS; encoded by the exons ATG GGGTTTGTGAAAGTTGTCAAGAATAAGGCATACTTCAAGAGATACCAAGTGAAATTCAGGAGAAGGAGAG agggaaaaactGATTACTATGCCCGCAAACGTTTGGTAATTCAAGATAAAAACAAGTACAACACTCCTAAGTATAGGATGATTGTGCGTGTTACCAACAGAGACATCATTTGCCAG ATTGCCTATGCCAGAATCGAAGGCGACATGATTGTCTGTGCTGCGTATGCCCACGAGCTGCCAAAATACGGCGTGAAGGTTGGCCTGACCAATTATGCAGCAGCATACTGTACAGGTCTGCTGTTGGCACGCAGG CTTCTGAATAAATTTGGTCTTGATAAGATCTATGAAGGCCAAGTTGAAGTGACTGGTGATGAATACAATGTGGAAAGTGTGGATGGAAAGCCTGGTGCTTTCACATGCTACCTGGATGCAGGTCTTGCCAGAACTACCACTGGAAACAAAGTCTTTGGGGCTCTGAAGGGTGCAGTGGATGGTGGTCTGTCAATCCCTCATAG CACCAAACGTTTCCCTGGTTATGACTCGGAAAGCAAAGAATTCAATGCAGAGGTTCACCGCAAGCACATCATGGGCCAAAATGTTGCAGATTATATGCGTTACCTgatggaggaggatgaagatgcTTATAAAAAACAGTTCTCCCAATACATAAAGAACAACGTAACACCTGATGGG atggaagAAATGTATAAAAAAGCCCATGCTGCTATACGGGATAATCCAGTCCATGAAAAGAAACCGAAGAGAGAAGTCAAGAAGAAGAG ATGGAACTGTCCCAAGATGTCCCTTGCCCAGAAGAAAGATCGTGTTGCTCAGAAGAAGGCTAGCTTTCTCAGGGCCCAGGAGCGCACAGCTGATAGTTAA
- the DIPK1A gene encoding divergent protein kinase domain 1A produces the protein MARRLFPGAWLRKPHYVQVRFSYMRMKYLFISWLVVFIGSWVMYVQYSTYTELCRGHDCRKIICDKYKTGVIDGSACSSLCAKETLYFGKCLSTKPNNQMYLGIWGNLQGVIKCQMEEAAQLDFGTNPEPRKEIVLFDKPTRGTTVEKFKEMVYGLFKAKLGEQGNLSELVNLILSFADGNKDGRVSLPEAKSAWALLQLDEFPLMVILQDKEHTPKLMGFCGDLYVTERVEYTSLYGISLPWIIELFIPSGFRRSMDQWFTPSWPRKAKIAIGLLEFVEDIFHGPYGNFLMCDTSAKNLGYNDKYDLKMMDMRKIVPEANLKEIIKDRQCESDLDCIYGTDCRTLCDQSKMRCTTEVIQPNLAKACQLLKDYLLRGAPPDIHEELEKQLYLCIALKVTANQMEMEHSLILNNLKTLLWKKISHTNDS, from the exons GTACGTTTCTCATATATGCGGATGAAGTATCTCTTCATCTCTTGGTTAGTAGTATTTATTGGCAGCTGGGTTATGTATGTTCAGTACTCCACCTACACAGAACTATGCAGAGGACATGACTGTAGGAAAATAATA TGTGATAAATACAAGACTGGAGTTATTGATGGGTCAGCATGTAGCAGTCTTTGTGCTAAAGAAACactgtattttggaaaatgtttgtcAACAAAGCCCAATAACCAG ATGTATTTAGGAATCTGGGGAAATCTGCAAGGTGTTATAAAATGCCAGATGGAAGAAGCTGCTCAACTTGATTTTGGAACTAACCCAGAACCAAGGAAGGAAATAGTCCTGTTTGATAAACCAACAAGAGGAACCACTGTtgagaaattcaaagaaatggTATATGGTCTTTTCAAA GCAAAATTGGGTGAACAAGGAAATCTTTCAGAACTGGTTAATCTCATCCTATCTTTTGCTGATGGAAACAAAGATGGTAGAGTTTCTTTGCCAGAGGCAAAATCTGCATGGGCGCTTCTGCAGCTAGATGAGTTTCCGTTAATGGTGATCTTGCAGGATAAAGAACATACTCCCAAGTTGATGGGTTTCTGTGGGGATCTCTATGTGACCGAAAGAGTTGAATATACCTCTCTCTATGGAATCAGCCTTCCATGGATTATAGAACTTTTCATTCCCTCTGGCTTCAGAAGAAGTATGGACCAATGGTTTACTCCATCGTGGccaagaaaggcaaaaatagctATAGGGCTTTTAGAATTTGTGGAAGATATTTTCCATGGACCTTATGGAAACTTTCTTATGTGTGATACAAGTGCCAAAAACTTGGGATATAATGATAAATATGATTTGAAAATGATGGACATGAGAAAAATTGTGCCAGAAGCGAAtttgaaggaaataattaaagatCGTCAGTGTGAATCAGATTTAGACTGTATTTACGGTACAGACTGTAGAACTCTATGTGaccaaagcaaaatgagatgTACCACAGAAGTAATTCAGCCAAACTTAGCAAAAGCCTGCCAGCTACTTAAAGACTATCTGCTTCGTGGTGCTCCTCCTGATATCCATGAAGAACTAGAAAAACAACTGTACTTGTGTATTGCCCTTAAAGTCACAGCAAATCAGATGGAAATGGAGCATTCTTTAATACTGAATAACTTAAAAACTTTACTGTGGAAGAAAATTTCCCATACAAATGATTCTTAG